Genomic DNA from Enterococcus saigonensis:
TGTCCACGGATACAACGCTCCCCATTCTTGATTTGAAAGTGCGGCACTTCCCATGACAATCACGGCAGAGCCAATCATCGGGGCGACAAATCCTTTTGTTTTCATAGCAACAAACACAAAAGGAGAAACTGTTAAAAACATCAGGATACTGCCAAACAAAAACTTGGGGAGCCATACTATTGCCACTAGTAAGCTATATCCCTCCAATGTAAAGACAGCGTGATATAGCCCACAAGCGATAAATATACCTGCCCATGTTACAAGGGTGAGCATAACAATCCAAAGAAGCAGGGTGCAAAATTTTCCAATTAATAGTTTTGTCCTTGAAATGGGTATGGGCAATATGGTTTTGAGTGTGCTTTCTGTGTACTCTCTGCTAAACAAGTAAGCTGCAATTGCCACATATATCATAATGTTTACCAGCAGCATGATATACAGTACACTGTCGCTGTATATGTCAGACAAGGTAAAGATAATCTCCGGCTTATCAAAATGTGTTTGCAAGGCTTCTATTAACATCAAAAGTGGGGTAGATAATACCCCTGCCACACTAATTAGCACCATTTTTGAACGCTTTAGTTTTAATAATTCACAAGAAATAAGATTAAGCAATACCGCCACCTCCAATCAGTTTAGAAAAGTAGTCCTCTAAGTTTTCCTCACTATCATCTATCCTTGTCACGAGCAGTCCATTTCGTGCAAATTCTCGATTGATTTCTCCAACACTTTGGCTAAAGTCATAAATTCTCACCGTACCGTCCTGCACTGTAAAATCCGTCATGTGGTAGTGGCTTTCTAAAATCTTTCCAGCTATCTCACTGTCAGATAAATCAAATTGAATGTATTTTCGATTCCTTTTGTGAAGCTCGGATATATTCACTTCCTCTACTAAATGCCCCTCGTGCATAACGCCGATAATATCTGCTATCTGTTCAATCTCGCTTAAAACATGGCTTGAGATAAAAATGGTAATGCCATGATTGTGACTAAGTTCAGATAAAAATGAGCGTATTTCAACTATTCCAATGGGGTCAAGTCCGTTAATCGGTTCGTCAAGTATTAAAAGCTCCGGCTCGTGCATAATGGCGGCGGCAATACCAAGCCGTTGCTTCATTCCGAGGGAATAATCGGAAAAGACTTTTCTTTTCTCTTTATGCAGCCCCACAACTTCAAGAGCTTTTTCTACTCCACTTTTAGATACTCCCCCTCGCAGTTTAGCGAGAATTTGCAAATTCTCATACCCTGTTAAATTACTGTAAAATCCCGGTGTTTCGATAATAGAGCCTACTTTGCTATAAAGGGTATGGATATTTTCCTTATAGTTTGTGCCAAACAAGCGTACCGTTCCATCCGTTGGGAGAGCAAGCTGCAACATCATTTTCATTGCTGTGGTTTTGCCTGCTCCGTTTCTGCCGAGCAAACCATAAATTTTGCCCGTTGGCACATGAAGATTGACCTTATCGACAACGGTGGCTGTTCCGTATCGCTTCGTAAGATTTTCTGTTTCAATGATATAATCCATATTTGATTTTCCTTTCCGTTGGTTGCTGTTCTTGTTTTCACTGACCACAATTTTATTATCACAGGAGCTATATCAAAAGCCAAGAAACCTACCGTCACATCGCCTACATCTATCATGTCAACATGAAAAAAAGCCCCGACACTTATCGTGTCAGAGCCTATTTCAAGGGATTTATATCGTTTTTACTTTGTTCCGTTCTGCTTAATCCAAACAACTATTTTTGCGACAAACAGCAGAAACATAAGTGCTGTTATATATGGTTCTCTTGCTGCTGCTAAGAAACAGATAGCCAAAGCAGTGAGTCCAAGGGAGCATTTTGTAGCAATGCCGCCCCATGTTTCTTTATCTAAATGGGTAAGTATTATTTTAGCAATCCCTATTACAATCAAGGCGGCAAAAGCACTCCAGTAGACTGCAAGATTGAATGGTGTGGTGGCTGTAAATGATAGTAGATTGACCGCATAAACATAACCGCCAACAGAGTTTCCATATAACGGAAGAAATATAAACGCAACTGCCATCATATCCAATATTCCATAAATATAGTTGTAAATCTTTTTCAAGTTGGAACGATTTTCAGTTTCGGCAAGTGTAATCAGTTCTTCGCCCGATAGTAGTTCATCTATGGTCACAGAAAAGAATTTAGAAATACACTTGAGCGACTCAATGTTAGGGTAACCCTTGCCGCTTTCCCATTTTGAAATGGCTGTTCTTGATACATATAATTGCTCCGCAAGTTGTTCCTGCGTTAAGTTCTTTCCAGTCCTAAGCTGTTGTAGCTTTTCATTAAATTCCATGATTCTCCTCCTGTTTGTTCCTTGTTTTCATACGTCCATCAACGGGTTTTTCTGCATCTTTTGGTATCATCCATGCACGACCAAATTTTTCAGTTCCGTCAATGCGATTTTCCTCACATAATTTTTGTATCCGTCTTTCCGATATGCCCCATTTTTCAGAAGCGGCTTTCACAGAAATGTAATCCATAATATCAACTTCCTTTCGCAAAGAGTATATAATTATTATATACGGAATGACGAATAATAGCAATTTTCTCTCCACTAATACGAAATTATACACTACTAAACATAAAATCATACTTCGTTCAAATATCATCACCCGAAATGTACAATGATATAGGGTGATATTAAAATGTACCAAGATGAAAGAAAACTTGATTTT
This window encodes:
- the bcrR gene encoding bacitracin resistance transcriptional activator BcrR codes for the protein MEFNEKLQQLRTGKNLTQEQLAEQLYVSRTAISKWESGKGYPNIESLKCISKFFSVTIDELLSGEELITLAETENRSNLKKIYNYIYGILDMMAVAFIFLPLYGNSVGGYVYAVNLLSFTATTPFNLAVYWSAFAALIVIGIAKIILTHLDKETWGGIATKCSLGLTALAICFLAAAREPYITALMFLLFVAKIVVWIKQNGTK
- a CDS encoding helix-turn-helix domain-containing protein, with amino-acid sequence MDYISVKAASEKWGISERRIQKLCEENRIDGTEKFGRAWMIPKDAEKPVDGRMKTRNKQEENHGI
- a CDS encoding ABC transporter permease gives rise to the protein MLNLISCELLKLKRSKMVLISVAGVLSTPLLMLIEALQTHFDKPEIIFTLSDIYSDSVLYIMLLVNIMIYVAIAAYLFSREYTESTLKTILPIPISRTKLLIGKFCTLLLWIVMLTLVTWAGIFIACGLYHAVFTLEGYSLLVAIVWLPKFLFGSILMFLTVSPFVFVAMKTKGFVAPMIGSAVIVMGSAALSNQEWGALYPWTATYFLVQGKLQSTGYPTLLSVSIIILVSAVGFLMTFHHFKKEDLK
- the bcrA gene encoding bacitracin ABC transporter ATP-binding protein BcrA, producing MDYIIETENLTKRYGTATVVDKVNLHVPTGKIYGLLGRNGAGKTTAMKMMLQLALPTDGTVRLFGTNYKENIHTLYSKVGSIIETPGFYSNLTGYENLQILAKLRGGVSKSGVEKALEVVGLHKEKRKVFSDYSLGMKQRLGIAAAIMHEPELLILDEPINGLDPIGIVEIRSFLSELSHNHGITIFISSHVLSEIEQIADIIGVMHEGHLVEEVNISELHKRNRKYIQFDLSDSEIAGKILESHYHMTDFTVQDGTVRIYDFSQSVGEINREFARNGLLVTRIDDSEENLEDYFSKLIGGGGIA